One segment of Aquimarina sp. BL5 DNA contains the following:
- a CDS encoding GTP-binding protein translates to MDIAKDIVLRPRFFQDLDVPSEKTLNAFAERGKTCKDFKISRIDHHVFIRIPKKDQHFWSPQLHLEIYDVDEQPKLKGLFGPSPTVWTFFMFAHFIVVTAFIGSGIWMYVNMSLGDDYLYAIITMVFLFITWFVLYFAGRLGREAGKKEMHALHRFMEETLSSIAEYP, encoded by the coding sequence ATGGATATTGCAAAGGACATTGTGTTACGGCCTCGGTTTTTTCAGGATTTGGATGTGCCTTCAGAAAAAACGTTGAATGCTTTCGCTGAAAGAGGGAAGACATGTAAAGATTTTAAGATAAGTCGTATCGATCATCATGTTTTTATAAGAATTCCTAAAAAAGACCAACATTTTTGGTCTCCGCAATTGCATTTAGAAATTTATGATGTAGATGAACAACCAAAACTCAAAGGACTTTTTGGTCCAAGTCCAACGGTTTGGACATTTTTTATGTTTGCACATTTTATAGTTGTTACAGCATTTATAGGATCTGGTATTTGGATGTACGTTAATATGAGTTTAGGAGATGATTATCTATACGCCATTATTACGATGGTCTTTCTTTTTATCACCTGGTTTGTATTGTATTTTGCAGGTCGATTAGGTAGAGAAGCCGGTAAAAAAGAAATGCATGCATTGCATAGGTTTATGGAGGAAACCTTGAGTTCCATTGCGGAATACCCTTAG